The following are from one region of the Rhizobacter sp. AJA081-3 genome:
- the nuoI gene encoding NADH-quinone oxidoreductase subunit NuoI produces the protein MASASTLKDFVSSFFLLELLKGFKLTGRHFFQRKITVQFPEEKTPLSPRFRGLHALRRYENGEERCIACKLCEAVCPAMAITIESDVRDDGSRRTTRYDIDLTKCIFCGFCEESCPVDSIVETHIFEYHGEKRGDLYFTKDMLLAVGDRYEREIAATKEADAKYR, from the coding sequence ATGGCATCCGCTTCGACCCTCAAGGACTTCGTCTCCAGCTTCTTCCTGCTGGAACTGCTCAAGGGCTTCAAGCTCACGGGGCGGCATTTCTTCCAGCGCAAGATCACCGTGCAGTTTCCGGAAGAGAAGACGCCGCTGTCGCCGCGCTTCCGCGGCCTGCACGCGCTGCGCCGCTACGAGAACGGCGAAGAGCGCTGCATCGCCTGCAAGCTGTGCGAGGCGGTGTGCCCGGCGATGGCGATCACCATCGAGTCCGACGTGCGCGACGACGGCTCGCGCCGCACCACGCGCTACGACATCGACCTGACCAAGTGCATCTTCTGCGGCTTCTGCGAAGAGAGCTGCCCGGTCGATTCGATCGTCGAGACGCACATCTTCGAGTACCACGGCGAGAAGCGCGGCGACCTGTATTTCACCAAGGACATGCTGCTCGCGGTGGGCGACCGCTACGAGCGCGAGATCGCGGCCACCAAGGAGGCGGACGCCAAGTACCGCTGA
- a CDS encoding NADH-quinone oxidoreductase subunit J, which yields MDTTTALFYVFSAVLLFAAFRVITARTPVYAVLYLVLAFFNAACVWMLLRAEFLAIALVLVYVGAVMVLFLFVVMMLDMNTDSLREGFWKHFPLAGLIGVVIALEMALVLIPGFDVRSAPVADAVALKMGNTKLLGIEIYTKYLYPLQIAAVVLLVAIVAAIALTLRRRKDSKYQDPAEQVRAKKADRVRIVQMKATVEVPAPAAPAGEQK from the coding sequence ATGGATACCACCACCGCGCTCTTCTACGTCTTCTCGGCCGTGCTGCTGTTTGCCGCGTTCCGCGTCATCACCGCACGCACGCCGGTGTACGCCGTGCTCTACCTCGTGCTGGCCTTCTTCAATGCGGCCTGCGTGTGGATGCTGCTGCGTGCCGAGTTCCTCGCCATCGCGCTCGTGCTCGTCTACGTGGGGGCGGTGATGGTGCTGTTCCTGTTCGTCGTGATGATGCTCGACATGAACACCGACTCGCTGCGCGAGGGCTTCTGGAAGCACTTCCCGCTGGCCGGGCTGATCGGCGTGGTCATCGCGCTGGAGATGGCGCTGGTGCTGATCCCCGGTTTCGACGTGCGCAGCGCGCCGGTGGCCGACGCCGTTGCGCTCAAGATGGGCAACACCAAGCTGCTGGGCATCGAGATCTACACGAAGTACCTGTACCCGCTGCAGATCGCCGCGGTGGTGCTGCTGGTGGCGATCGTGGCCGCGATCGCGCTGACGCTGCGCCGCCGCAAGGACTCGAAATACCAGGATCCGGCCGAGCAGGTGCGGGCCAAGAAGGCGGACCGCGTCCGCATCGTGCAGATGAAGGCGACGGTGGAAGTTCCCGCACCGGCCGCTCCCGCGGGAGAGCAGAAATGA
- the nuoK gene encoding NADH-quinone oxidoreductase subunit NuoK produces the protein MILGPVTLGHYLSLGAILFALSVIGIFLNRKNLIVLLMAIELMLLAVNLNFVAFSHYLGDMAGQVFVFFILTVAAAESAIGLAILVVLFRNRSTINVDELDSLKG, from the coding sequence ATGATCCTCGGCCCGGTGACGCTCGGCCACTACCTGTCGCTCGGCGCGATCCTGTTCGCACTGTCGGTGATCGGCATCTTCCTGAACCGCAAGAACCTGATCGTGCTGCTGATGGCCATCGAGCTGATGCTGCTGGCGGTCAACCTGAACTTCGTGGCCTTCTCGCATTATCTGGGCGACATGGCGGGCCAGGTGTTCGTGTTCTTCATCCTCACCGTGGCGGCGGCCGAGTCGGCCATCGGCCTGGCGATCCTGGTGGTGCTGTTCCGCAACCGCTCCACGATCAACGTCGACGAGCTCGACTCGCTCAAGGGTTGA
- the nuoL gene encoding NADH-quinone oxidoreductase subunit L: MSAALNPNLLLAIPLAPLVGAVVAGLFGKTVGRRGAHSITILGVLIAFILSAMVLKSVAVDSARFNSTVYEWMVLGGLKMEIGFLIDGLSAMMMCVVTFVSLMVHIYTIGYMEEDPGYQRFFSYISLFTFSMLMLVMSNNFLQLFFGWEAVGLVSYLLIGFWYTKPTAIFANMKAFLVNRVGDFGFILGIGLIVTYAGTLNYGEAFARGPEMAKLMLPGTGWMLITVTCICLFIGAMGKSAQFPLHVWLPDSMEGPTPISALIHAATMVTAGIFMVARMSPLFELSDTALSFILVIGAITALFMGFLGIIQNDIKRVVAYSTLSQLGYMTVALGASAYSVAVFHLMTHAFFKALLFLAAGSVIIGMHHDQDIRNMGGLRKYMPITWITSLLGSLALIGTPLFAGFYSKDSIIEAVHASHLPGAGFAYFAVIVGVFVTAFYSFRMYFLVFHGKERFHHKPFPGEHDHHDDHGEHHDPHESPWVVTAPLILLAVPSVVIGYLTIQPMLFGELFSDSIFVNIERHGAMAELAKGFHGALAMAMHGLSTLPFWLALGGVVTAYVFYMVKPEIPAAFARIFSPVVRVLENKYYMDWINETLLAPAARGLGRGLWKGGDVGFIDGIVINGSARAVGSLAAVTRYFQTGYLYWYALVMIVGVIGLMTWQLWPYLGTLIAK; this comes from the coding sequence ATGTCCGCAGCATTGAACCCCAACCTCCTGCTGGCGATTCCGCTGGCGCCGCTGGTCGGCGCCGTCGTCGCCGGACTGTTCGGCAAGACCGTCGGCCGGCGCGGCGCGCACAGCATCACCATCCTGGGCGTGCTGATCGCCTTCATCCTCTCGGCGATGGTGCTCAAGTCGGTCGCTGTCGACAGCGCGCGCTTCAATTCCACCGTGTACGAGTGGATGGTGCTCGGTGGCCTGAAGATGGAGATCGGCTTCCTGATCGACGGCCTGTCCGCGATGATGATGTGCGTGGTGACCTTCGTGTCGCTGATGGTGCACATCTACACCATCGGCTACATGGAAGAAGACCCCGGCTACCAGCGCTTCTTCAGCTACATCTCGCTGTTCACCTTCTCGATGCTGATGCTCGTGATGAGCAACAACTTCCTGCAGCTGTTCTTCGGCTGGGAGGCGGTGGGCCTGGTGAGCTACCTGCTGATCGGCTTCTGGTACACCAAGCCGACGGCGATCTTCGCGAACATGAAGGCCTTCCTCGTCAACCGGGTCGGCGACTTCGGCTTCATCCTGGGCATCGGCCTGATCGTCACCTACGCCGGTACGCTGAACTACGGCGAAGCCTTCGCTCGCGGCCCCGAGATGGCCAAGCTGATGCTGCCCGGCACTGGCTGGATGCTGATCACGGTGACCTGCATCTGCCTGTTCATCGGCGCCATGGGCAAGAGCGCGCAGTTCCCGCTGCACGTGTGGCTGCCCGACTCGATGGAGGGCCCGACGCCGATCTCCGCGCTGATCCACGCGGCGACCATGGTGACGGCCGGCATCTTCATGGTGGCGCGCATGTCGCCGCTGTTCGAGCTGTCGGATACCGCGCTGAGCTTCATCCTGGTGATCGGCGCGATCACGGCGCTGTTCATGGGGTTCCTGGGCATCATCCAGAACGACATCAAGCGTGTCGTCGCGTACTCCACGCTGTCGCAGCTGGGCTACATGACGGTGGCGCTGGGCGCCTCGGCCTACTCGGTGGCGGTGTTCCACCTGATGACGCATGCCTTCTTCAAGGCGCTGCTGTTCCTGGCCGCCGGCTCGGTGATCATCGGCATGCACCACGACCAGGACATCCGCAACATGGGCGGCCTGCGCAAGTACATGCCCATCACCTGGATCACCTCGCTGCTGGGTTCGCTGGCGCTGATCGGCACGCCGCTGTTCGCCGGCTTCTACAGCAAGGACAGCATCATCGAGGCGGTGCACGCCTCGCACCTGCCGGGCGCGGGCTTCGCCTACTTCGCGGTGATCGTCGGCGTGTTCGTCACGGCCTTCTATTCGTTCCGGATGTACTTCCTCGTCTTCCACGGCAAGGAGCGCTTCCACCACAAGCCCTTCCCGGGCGAGCACGACCACCATGACGACCATGGCGAGCATCACGATCCGCATGAGTCACCCTGGGTGGTGACGGCGCCGCTGATCCTGCTGGCAGTTCCCTCGGTGGTGATCGGTTACCTGACGATCCAGCCGATGCTGTTCGGCGAGCTGTTCTCCGACTCGATCTTCGTCAACATCGAGCGCCACGGGGCGATGGCCGAGCTGGCCAAGGGCTTCCACGGTGCGCTGGCCATGGCGATGCACGGCCTGAGCACGCTGCCTTTCTGGCTGGCGCTGGGCGGCGTGGTCACGGCCTATGTGTTCTACATGGTCAAGCCGGAGATCCCGGCGGCCTTCGCGCGCATCTTCAGCCCGGTGGTGCGCGTGCTCGAGAACAAGTACTACATGGACTGGATCAACGAGACGCTGCTGGCACCGGCGGCGCGCGGCCTGGGCCGCGGCCTGTGGAAGGGCGGCGATGTCGGCTTCATCGATGGCATCGTGATCAATGGCTCGGCCCGTGCGGTGGGCAGCCTGGCGGCCGTCACGCGCTACTTCCAGACCGGCTACCTCTACTGGTATGCGCTGGTCATGATCGTGGGTGTCATCGGCCTGATGACCTGGCAGTTGTGGCCCTACCTGGGCACCCTGATCGCCAAGTAG
- a CDS encoding NADH-quinone oxidoreductase subunit M — translation MGLLSLAIWLPIACGVLLLAIGRDDKADAVRWVALIGSLISFLVTLPLITGFDTGTAAMQFTETLPWIERFNVKYALGVDGLSVWFVPLTAFITVIVVISAWEVITDRVNQYMGAFMILSGIMVGVFSALDGLLFYVFFEATLIPMYIIIGIWGGPRRVYAAFKFFLYTLAGSLLMLVALVYLYYKSGGSFDILAWHKLPLPASAQTLLFFAFFLAFAVKVPMWPVHTWLPDAHVEAPTGGSVVLAAIMLKLGAYGFLRFSLPIAPDASRQWDWFIIALSLIAVIYIGLVALVQQDMKKLVAYSSIAHMGFCTLGFFIFSELGMSGGIVQMVSHGFISGAMFLCIGVLYDRVHSREIAAYGGVVNTMPKFAAFAVFFAMANSGLPGTSGFIGEWMVILGTVKAGFWLAMLAATALIFGAAYNLWMVKRVYFGPVANDHVKALTDLNGREFLMMAVLAVAVLWMGVYPKPFTDVMHVSVTELLKHVAQSKLVP, via the coding sequence ATGGGTTTGCTGAGCCTTGCCATCTGGCTGCCGATCGCCTGCGGCGTCCTGCTGCTGGCCATCGGGCGCGACGACAAAGCCGACGCGGTGCGCTGGGTGGCGCTGATCGGTTCGCTGATCAGCTTCCTCGTCACGCTGCCGCTGATCACCGGTTTCGACACGGGCACGGCGGCGATGCAGTTCACCGAGACGCTGCCCTGGATCGAGCGCTTCAACGTGAAGTACGCGCTCGGCGTCGACGGCCTGTCGGTGTGGTTCGTGCCGCTGACGGCCTTCATCACCGTGATCGTGGTGATCTCGGCCTGGGAGGTCATCACCGACCGCGTCAACCAGTACATGGGCGCGTTCATGATCCTCTCCGGCATCATGGTCGGCGTGTTCAGCGCGCTCGACGGACTGCTGTTCTACGTGTTCTTCGAAGCCACGCTGATCCCGATGTACATCATCATCGGCATCTGGGGTGGTCCGCGGCGTGTCTACGCGGCCTTCAAGTTCTTCCTGTACACGCTGGCCGGCTCGCTGCTGATGCTGGTGGCGCTGGTCTACCTCTACTACAAGTCGGGCGGCAGCTTCGACATCCTGGCCTGGCACAAGCTGCCGTTGCCGGCGAGCGCGCAGACCCTGCTCTTCTTCGCCTTCTTCCTCGCCTTCGCGGTGAAGGTGCCGATGTGGCCGGTGCACACCTGGCTGCCGGACGCCCACGTCGAGGCGCCCACCGGCGGTTCGGTGGTGCTGGCGGCGATCATGCTCAAGCTCGGCGCCTACGGCTTCCTGCGCTTCTCGCTGCCGATCGCGCCGGACGCGAGCCGCCAGTGGGACTGGTTCATCATCGCCCTGAGCCTGATCGCGGTGATCTACATCGGCCTGGTGGCGCTGGTGCAGCAGGACATGAAGAAGTTGGTGGCGTACTCGTCCATCGCCCACATGGGCTTCTGCACGCTGGGCTTCTTCATCTTCAGCGAGCTGGGCATGTCCGGCGGCATCGTGCAGATGGTCTCGCACGGCTTCATCTCGGGCGCCATGTTCCTGTGCATCGGCGTGCTCTACGACAGGGTGCATTCGCGCGAGATCGCGGCTTACGGCGGCGTGGTCAACACCATGCCCAAGTTCGCTGCCTTCGCGGTGTTCTTCGCGATGGCCAACAGCGGCCTGCCCGGCACCAGCGGCTTCATCGGCGAATGGATGGTCATTCTCGGCACGGTGAAGGCCGGCTTCTGGCTGGCCATGCTCGCGGCCACGGCGCTGATCTTCGGCGCGGCCTACAACCTGTGGATGGTCAAGCGCGTCTACTTCGGCCCGGTGGCCAACGACCACGTCAAGGCGCTCACCGACCTGAACGGCCGAGAGTTCCTGATGATGGCCGTGCTCGCCGTCGCGGTGCTCTGGATGGGCGTGTATCCGAAGCCCTTCACCGACGTGATGCACGTCTCGGTGACCGAACTGCTCAAGCACGTGGCGCAATCCAAGCTGGTCCCCTGA
- the nuoN gene encoding NADH-quinone oxidoreductase subunit NuoN, translated as MNEMNWLAIAPEIVLLVMACVVALVDLWVTHPRRTPTYLLAQASLAAVALMHLSLFDAGQTFYAVQRMVVADPMGHLLGFFATIAVMVSLAYARPYAAEREMLKGELISLSMFSLLGICVMLSANNFLVVYLGLELMSLSLYALVALRRDHAPATEAAMKYFVLGALASGFLLYGLSMMYGATRSLDIPTVFNAIATGQIDKAVMVLGLVFVVSGLAFKLGAVPFHMWIPDVYQGAPTAVTVLVAGAPKLAAFAITIRLLVEGMSGLAVDWQQMLIVLAVASMTLGNLAAIAQSNLKRMLAYSTISQMGFMLLGLTPTVVSGNTLSAANGYSSSMFYVLTYVFTTLGTFGIVMLLSRHGHEAEQIDDLKGLARRSPWYAAVMAIFMFSLAGIPPTVGFYAKLAVLQALVSTNLALYIWLAVIAVLLSLVAAFYYLRMVKVMYFEEPTDTRPIVSTGEVRTLLSLNGAAVLVFGILPGGLMAMCAQAIVKALGT; from the coding sequence ATGAACGAGATGAACTGGCTCGCCATCGCCCCCGAGATCGTCCTGCTGGTCATGGCCTGCGTGGTCGCCCTGGTCGACCTGTGGGTCACGCACCCGCGGCGCACGCCCACCTACCTGCTGGCGCAAGCCTCGCTCGCTGCGGTCGCGCTGATGCACCTCTCGCTCTTCGACGCCGGCCAGACCTTCTACGCCGTGCAGCGCATGGTGGTCGCCGATCCGATGGGCCACCTGCTCGGCTTCTTCGCCACGATCGCGGTGATGGTGTCGCTCGCCTATGCGCGGCCCTATGCCGCCGAGCGCGAGATGCTCAAGGGCGAGCTCATCTCGCTGTCGATGTTCTCGCTGCTGGGCATCTGCGTGATGCTGTCGGCGAACAACTTCCTGGTCGTCTACCTCGGCCTGGAACTGATGTCGCTGAGCCTGTACGCGCTCGTGGCGCTGCGCCGCGACCACGCGCCGGCCACCGAGGCGGCGATGAAGTACTTCGTGCTCGGTGCCCTGGCCAGCGGCTTCCTGCTCTACGGCCTGTCGATGATGTACGGAGCCACGCGCTCGCTCGACATCCCCACCGTCTTCAACGCCATCGCCACCGGTCAGATCGACAAGGCGGTGATGGTGCTGGGACTGGTGTTCGTGGTGTCGGGCCTGGCCTTCAAGCTCGGCGCCGTGCCCTTCCACATGTGGATCCCTGACGTCTACCAGGGCGCGCCCACGGCCGTCACCGTGCTGGTGGCCGGCGCACCGAAGCTGGCGGCGTTCGCGATCACCATCCGGCTGCTCGTCGAAGGCATGTCGGGCCTGGCCGTCGATTGGCAGCAGATGCTGATCGTGCTGGCGGTCGCGTCGATGACGCTGGGCAACCTGGCCGCCATCGCGCAGAGCAACCTCAAGCGCATGCTGGCCTATTCGACGATCAGCCAGATGGGCTTCATGCTGCTGGGCCTGACGCCCACGGTGGTGTCAGGCAACACGCTGTCGGCGGCCAACGGCTACAGCTCGTCGATGTTCTACGTGCTCACCTACGTGTTCACCACGCTGGGCACCTTCGGCATCGTGATGCTGCTCTCGCGCCACGGGCACGAGGCCGAGCAGATCGACGACCTCAAGGGCCTGGCCCGGCGCAGCCCGTGGTACGCCGCGGTGATGGCGATCTTCATGTTCTCGCTGGCGGGTATCCCGCCGACGGTGGGCTTCTATGCCAAGCTGGCCGTGCTGCAGGCGCTGGTGTCGACCAACCTGGCGCTGTACATCTGGCTCGCAGTGATCGCGGTGCTGCTGTCGCTGGTGGCGGCGTTCTACTACCTGCGCATGGTCAAGGTGATGTACTTCGAAGAGCCGACGGACACGCGGCCCATCGTCAGCACCGGCGAAGTCCGCACGCTGCTGTCGCTCAACGGCGCCGCCGTGCTGGTGTTCGGCATCCTGCCCGGCGGGCTGATGGCGATGTGCGCTCAGGCGATCGTCAAGGCGCTGGGCACTTGA
- a CDS encoding NUDIX domain-containing protein yields the protein MSQPPANPDDAHLREETVSSQTVFQGKLLHVRSDRIRLPDGAQATREFIVHPGAVMVVPILDDGRLVMERQWRYPLAQVMLEFPAGKLEPGEPTLQCAQRELFEETGYRAREWALAGALHNAIAYSNERIEIWFARGLTAGERRLDEGEFLDLQLCSMDELDRRCAAGEVTDAKTLVGLQWLQNWRAGRWVIQGLTPA from the coding sequence GTGAGTCAGCCGCCCGCCAACCCCGACGACGCGCACCTGCGCGAGGAGACGGTCTCCTCGCAGACCGTCTTCCAGGGCAAGCTGCTGCACGTTCGCAGCGACCGCATCCGCCTGCCCGACGGTGCGCAGGCCACACGCGAGTTCATCGTGCACCCCGGTGCCGTGATGGTGGTGCCCATCCTCGACGACGGCCGGCTCGTGATGGAGCGGCAATGGCGCTACCCGCTCGCGCAGGTCATGCTCGAGTTTCCCGCCGGCAAGCTCGAGCCCGGCGAGCCGACGCTGCAGTGCGCGCAGCGCGAACTGTTCGAGGAGACCGGCTACCGCGCGCGCGAATGGGCACTGGCCGGTGCCCTGCACAACGCGATTGCCTACTCGAACGAACGCATCGAGATCTGGTTCGCCCGCGGCCTGACAGCCGGCGAGCGCCGACTCGACGAGGGCGAGTTCCTCGACCTGCAGCTGTGCAGCATGGACGAGCTCGACCGCCGTTGCGCCGCTGGTGAAGTCACCGACGCCAAGACGCTGGTCGGCCTGCAGTGGCTGCAGAATTGGCGCGCCGGGCGCTGGGTCATTCAGGGGCTGACGCCGGCTTAA
- a CDS encoding DUF1178 family protein, with protein MKVLNLRCAHDHRFEGWFASADDFESQTSRAMVSCPVCADTAVTRLPTAPRIKSSAPRRDEDAAAPSAGNELQNAWMQAVRHMMASTEDVGTRFPEEARRMHYGETATRGIRGQASREDADALRDEGIEVVALPVPAALKGPVQ; from the coding sequence ATGAAGGTCCTGAACCTGCGCTGTGCTCACGACCATCGTTTCGAAGGCTGGTTCGCATCCGCCGATGACTTCGAGTCGCAGACGTCGCGCGCCATGGTGTCATGCCCGGTGTGCGCGGACACCGCCGTGACCCGGCTGCCGACAGCCCCACGGATCAAGTCGTCCGCGCCGCGGCGCGACGAAGACGCTGCGGCCCCCAGCGCCGGCAACGAACTGCAGAACGCCTGGATGCAGGCCGTGCGCCACATGATGGCCAGCACCGAGGACGTCGGTACGCGCTTCCCTGAAGAGGCGCGGCGCATGCATTACGGCGAGACGGCCACCCGCGGCATCCGCGGCCAAGCCTCACGCGAGGATGCCGACGCATTGCGCGACGAGGGCATCGAGGTGGTGGCGCTCCCGGTGCCTGCCGCGCTCAAAGGGCCGGTGCAGTAG
- a CDS encoding FAD-binding oxidoreductase, with amino-acid sequence MTLEASLRGIVGSAHVLQGGDLAAYEIDWRKRYHGRARLVVRPATTAEVAAVVQACAAAGAAIVPQGGNTGLVGASVPDGSGTQVLMHMGRLNRIRAIDGANLTMTVEAGCLLQAVQEAAAAQGWLFPLSLAAEGSCTIGGNLATNAGGTQVVRYGNARELCLGLEVVTAEGEVWDGLSGLRKDNTGYDLRDLFIGSEGTLGLITAATLKLYPLPTVVTTALASLDWLDSAVAFLGLAQARLGASLTGFEVMNRFSLDLVRRHFPQLAQPLPGAGWTVLLEQSGNESEAQATQRFESLLEAAMERGLITDAAVASSLEQAKTLWHLREAIPLAQSLEGLNIKHDISVPISRIPAFVRATDEALERAVPGVRLVDFGHLGDGNLHYNVQAPAGMDAQRFLAEHEERVNDIVYDAVMAHGGSISAEHGIGALKRDELARRKSPVALKLMRAIKQALDPHGRMNPGRVV; translated from the coding sequence ATGACCCTGGAGGCCTCGCTGCGCGGCATCGTCGGCTCGGCCCACGTGCTGCAGGGTGGCGACCTCGCCGCCTACGAGATCGACTGGCGCAAGCGCTATCACGGCCGCGCCCGGCTGGTCGTGCGCCCCGCCACCACGGCGGAAGTGGCCGCGGTCGTGCAAGCCTGTGCCGCCGCGGGCGCCGCGATCGTGCCGCAGGGCGGCAACACCGGCCTGGTGGGCGCTTCGGTACCTGACGGCAGCGGCACGCAGGTGCTGATGCACATGGGCCGCCTGAACCGCATCCGCGCGATCGACGGCGCCAACCTGACGATGACGGTGGAAGCCGGCTGCCTGCTGCAGGCCGTGCAGGAGGCGGCCGCCGCGCAGGGCTGGCTGTTTCCGCTGAGCCTGGCCGCCGAGGGCAGCTGCACCATCGGTGGCAACCTGGCCACCAACGCCGGCGGCACGCAGGTCGTGCGCTACGGCAACGCACGCGAGCTGTGCCTCGGCCTCGAGGTGGTGACGGCCGAGGGCGAGGTGTGGGATGGCCTGTCGGGCCTGCGCAAGGACAACACCGGCTACGACCTGCGCGACCTGTTCATTGGCAGCGAAGGCACGCTGGGCCTGATCACCGCCGCCACGCTGAAGCTCTACCCGCTTCCCACGGTGGTCACCACCGCCCTCGCCTCGCTCGACTGGCTCGACTCCGCGGTCGCGTTTCTCGGCCTCGCGCAGGCGCGGCTGGGAGCTTCGCTGACCGGCTTCGAGGTCATGAACCGCTTCTCGCTGGACCTGGTGCGACGGCACTTCCCGCAGCTCGCACAGCCGTTGCCCGGCGCCGGCTGGACGGTGCTGCTGGAGCAGTCCGGCAACGAAAGCGAGGCGCAGGCCACGCAGCGCTTCGAGTCGCTGCTCGAGGCGGCGATGGAGAGAGGGCTGATCACCGATGCGGCCGTGGCCTCCAGTCTCGAGCAGGCCAAGACCCTGTGGCACCTGCGCGAGGCCATCCCGCTGGCACAGAGCCTGGAGGGCCTGAACATCAAGCACGACATCTCGGTGCCGATCTCGCGCATCCCGGCCTTCGTGCGCGCCACCGACGAGGCGCTCGAGCGCGCCGTGCCCGGCGTTCGGCTGGTCGACTTCGGCCACCTGGGAGACGGCAACCTGCACTACAACGTGCAGGCGCCGGCCGGCATGGATGCACAGCGTTTCCTCGCCGAGCACGAGGAGCGGGTGAACGACATCGTCTACGACGCGGTGATGGCCCATGGCGGCTCGATCTCGGCCGAACACGGCATTGGCGCACTCAAGCGAGACGAGCTCGCCCGGCGCAAGTCGCCGGTGGCGCTGAAGCTGATGCGCGCGATCAAGCAGGCGCTGGACCCGCACGGCCGAATGAACCCGGGTCGGGTGGTCTGA
- a CDS encoding DUF2069 domain-containing protein: protein MHHEPSPTVAWTQRVAVASLLGLILLGLAWELWLAPTGNRTLVLKVLPLTLPLAGLLKRRLYTYRWVSLVVWLYFIEGVVRAIGDRGLSAQLAMIEILLCLSLFAACAAHVHVRLRRSPEGAA, encoded by the coding sequence ATGCATCACGAACCTTCACCCACCGTCGCCTGGACGCAGCGCGTCGCCGTGGCCAGCCTGCTCGGCCTGATCCTGCTCGGCCTGGCCTGGGAGCTGTGGCTGGCCCCCACCGGCAACCGCACGCTGGTGCTGAAGGTGCTGCCGCTGACGCTTCCGCTGGCCGGGCTGCTCAAGCGCCGGCTCTACACCTACCGCTGGGTCAGCCTGGTGGTGTGGCTGTACTTCATCGAGGGCGTGGTGCGGGCGATCGGCGACCGGGGCCTGTCGGCGCAACTGGCCATGATCGAAATCCTGCTGTGCCTGAGCCTCTTCGCGGCCTGTGCGGCGCACGTGCACGTGCGCTTACGCCGTTCGCCCGAGGGCGCCGCATGA
- a CDS encoding YihY family inner membrane protein — protein sequence MNLPSHLRARFEEGWRERVALLLTTLQHWPWLDTLRTLRQRFREDHLGLTAGSLTFTTLISLVPLVTVMLAVFAAFPMFSSFQDSLQKYFLQSLVPDSIAKPVLGALTQFASKANRLGTVGLVFLLLAALALMLTIDRTLNAIWRVRTPRPIAQRVLVYWAAATLGPLVLGVSLSLTSYVISASRGIVSELPGGVSLLLNTIEFVLLAAGMAALFHYVPNTHVRWRHAVAGGLFVSVGFEVAKKGLAWYIAQVPTFAMVYGAFATLPIFLVWIYLGWVIILLGAVIAAYTPSLLMRVTRWPDGPGSRFSLAVALLAELDRARRSEVRGLSLVDLSESLRVDPLQAEPIVDALVELDWLARLDEAGAARFVLLCDPATTPAGPLLAQMLLEPLPSMRGFRERVGFDRLTLAELLQG from the coding sequence ATGAATCTTCCGTCTCACCTGAGGGCACGCTTCGAGGAGGGCTGGCGGGAACGGGTCGCGCTGCTGCTCACGACACTGCAGCACTGGCCGTGGCTGGACACGCTGCGCACGCTGCGCCAGCGCTTCCGCGAAGACCACCTCGGCCTGACCGCCGGCAGCCTGACCTTCACCACGCTGATCTCGCTGGTGCCGCTGGTCACGGTGATGCTGGCCGTGTTCGCGGCCTTCCCGATGTTCTCGTCCTTCCAGGACTCGCTGCAGAAGTACTTCCTGCAGAGCCTGGTGCCCGACAGCATCGCCAAGCCGGTGCTGGGCGCGTTGACGCAGTTCGCCTCCAAGGCCAACCGGCTGGGCACCGTGGGCCTGGTGTTCCTGCTGCTGGCGGCACTCGCGCTGATGCTGACCATCGACCGCACGCTCAACGCCATCTGGCGGGTGCGCACGCCGCGGCCGATCGCGCAGCGCGTGCTCGTCTACTGGGCGGCCGCCACGCTCGGCCCGCTGGTGCTGGGCGTGAGCCTGAGCCTGACTTCGTACGTGATCTCGGCCTCGCGCGGCATCGTCTCCGAACTGCCCGGCGGCGTGAGCCTGCTGCTCAACACCATCGAGTTCGTGTTGCTGGCCGCCGGCATGGCGGCGCTGTTCCACTACGTGCCCAACACGCATGTGCGCTGGCGGCACGCGGTGGCCGGCGGGCTGTTCGTCTCGGTGGGCTTCGAGGTCGCGAAGAAGGGCCTGGCCTGGTACATCGCGCAGGTGCCCACCTTCGCGATGGTCTACGGCGCCTTCGCGACGCTGCCGATCTTCCTGGTCTGGATCTACCTCGGCTGGGTGATCATCCTGCTCGGTGCGGTGATCGCGGCCTACACGCCCAGCCTGTTGATGCGGGTGACGCGCTGGCCCGATGGCCCGGGCTCGCGCTTCTCGCTCGCCGTGGCGCTGCTGGCCGAACTCGACCGTGCCCGGCGCAGCGAGGTGCGCGGGCTCAGCCTGGTGGACTTGTCGGAATCGCTGCGCGTCGATCCGCTGCAGGCCGAACCCATCGTCGACGCGCTGGTCGAACTCGACTGGCTGGCCCGGCTCGACGAAGCCGGCGCCGCGCGCTTCGTGCTGCTGTGCGACCCGGCAACGACACCGGCCGGGCCGCTGCTGGCGCAGATGCTGCTCGAGCCGCTGCCGTCGATGCGCGGCTTTCGCGAACGGGTCGGCTTCGACCGCCTCACGCTGGCCGAACTGCTTCAGGGTTGA